One window from the genome of Salvia splendens isolate huo1 chromosome 9, SspV2, whole genome shotgun sequence encodes:
- the LOC121748739 gene encoding cytochrome P450 78A9-like, translating to MIKPHVDNLWLITLVSKCKSLSPSNAIILAFVLFLSWLIHHIIFWAHPGGSAWGRLQWSSPFSRSGAIPGPRGLPVVGSMSLMTGLAHRRLASAAESHRARRLMAFSLGETPAVVTCDPEVARDILNGSAFVDRPAKESAYELMFGRSMGFAPYGVYWTTLRRIASGHLFCPKQLRASAGRRSEIGDQMAAAVVEASGRNGGGGVRVRDVLKVASLNNMMFTVFGRRYVLDSGNRETAELRELVEEGYDLLGRLNWSDHFSFLSDFDLQRIRFRCARMAPRVNRIVGRIMAEHERREGDHDFVDVLMSLQGPDRLSEPDMISLLWEMIFRGTDTVAVLMEWILARLVLHHDVQSKVQHELDEVVGSSRQVTESDLTKLPYLTAVVKEVLRLHPPGPLLSWSRLSIRDGTVDGHRVPAGTTAMVNMWAICRDPDNWPDPLSFKPERFLSGAEIADMTLAPFGSGRRSCPGKVMGMTAVSFWVARLLHEFEFAGGDVDLSEEMRLSCEMKEPLTVAVRRRRDRGVGAVKV from the exons ATGATCAAACCACACGTAGACAATCTATGGCTCATAACTCTAGTTTCCAAATGcaaatctctctctccttcTAACGCCATAATCTTGGCATTTGTCCTCTTCCTATCATGGCTAATCCACCACATCATCTTCTGGGCTCACCCCGGCGGCTCCGCCTGGGGCCGCCTGCAGTGGTCGAGCCCCTTCTCTCGGTCCGGGGCCATCCCCGGCCCGAGAGGCCTCCCTGTCGTGGGCAGCATGTCGCTCATGACCGGCCTGGCCCACCGCAGGCTGGCCTCCGCGGCTGAATCCCACAGGGCCAGGCGCTTGATGGCGTTCAGCCTCGGGGAGACGCCTGCGGTCGTCACATGCGACCCTGAGGTCGCACGTGACATCCTGAACGGGTCGGCCTTCGTGGACCGGCCGGCGAAGGAGTCTGCCTACGAGCTGATGTTCGGCCGGTCCATGGGGTTCGCCCCGTACGGGGTCTACTGGACGACGCTGCGGAGGATCGCCTCCGGCCACCTCTTCTGCCCGAAGCAGCTCAGGGCTTCCGCGGGGAGGCGGTCGGAGATTGGCGATCagatggcggcggcggtggtggaagCTTCTGGAAGAAACGGTGGTGGTGGTGTTCGAGTGAGGGATGTTTTGAAGGTGGCGTCGCTTAACAACATGATGTTCACTGTGTTTGGGCGGCGGTACGTTCTCGATTCCGGTAATCGGGAGACGGCGGAGCTGAGGGAATTGGTGGAGGAAGGGTACGATTTGCTCGGCCGGCTCAACTGGTCCGACCACTTCTCGTTTTTGTCGGATTTCGACTTGCAGAGAATCCGGTTCCGGTGCGCCAGGATGGCGCCCCGGGTGAACCGGATTGTCGGCCGGATCATGGCCGAGCACGAGAGGCGAGAGGGCGATCATGATTTCGTGGACGTCCTGATGTCGCTTCAAGGGCCCGACCGGTTGTCGGAACCCGACATGATCTCACTTCTCTGG GAAATGATATTCAGAGGGACAGACACAGTGGCAGTGTTGATGGAGTGGATACTAGCCAGGCTCGTGCTACACCACGACGTTCAGTCAAAGGTGCAGCACGAGCTGGACGAGGTGGTCGGGAGCTCGCGCCAGGTCACAGAGTCTGACCTGACGAAGCTCCCTTACCTGACGGCCGTCGTCAAGGAGGTCCTGCGCCTGCACCCGCCCGGGCCGTTGCTCTCGTGGTCCCGTCTCTCGATCCGGGACGGGACGGTGGACGGCCACCGCGTCCCCGCGGGGACCACGGCGATGGTTAACATGTGGGCGATATGCCGGGATCCAGACAACTGGCCCGACCCGCTAAGCTTCAAGCCCGAGAGGTTCCTCTCGGGCGCGGAGATCGCGGATATGACTCTGGCGCCGTTCGGGTCTGGCCGGAGGTCGTGCCCGGGGAAAGTAATGGGCATGACGGCGGTGAGCTTTTGGGTGGCGAGGCTTTTGCATGAGTTTGAGTTTGCGGGCGGTGACGTGGATTTGTCGGAGGAGATGAGGCTGTCTTGTGAAATGAAGGAGCCGCTGACGGTGGCGGTGCGGCGCCGGCGGGATAGAGGCGTTGGAGCAGTGAAAGTTTAA
- the LOC121747269 gene encoding cytochrome b5-like, with amino-acid sequence MEKKVFTFEEASQHCNPDDCWLIIDGKAYDVTGFLDEHPGGKGPMLNISGEDATFEFEDVGHSEKTEELMKEFFVGKIEPYTRPKIRPSITRHVDGLLRHGSTSTSTSTSRLSLLYATMPPFILAAAFLFRYYNSNNNDYNV; translated from the exons ATGGAGAAAAAGGTATTCACCTTTGAGGAGGCGTCACAGCACTGTAACCCAGACGATTGTTGGCTTATCATCGATGGCAAG GCCTACGACGTGACGGGATTTCTTGACGAACATCCCGGGGGCAAGGGACCCATGTTAAACATATCAG GGGAAGATGCAACCTTTGAATTTGAAGATGTTGGGCACAGCGAAAAAACAGAGGAATTGATGAAGGAATTCTTTGTTGGGAAAATAGAGCCATATACTCGTCCTAAAATAAGGCCGAGTATAACCAGACATGTTGATGGTCTCCTAAGGCACGGTTCAACTTCAACTTCAACTTCGACTTCGAGACTCAGCTTGCTCTATGCCACCATGCCCCCATTCATACTCGCGGCTGCATTTCTTTTTCGTTATTACAATAGCAACAACAACGACTACAACGTCTAG
- the LOC121747445 gene encoding protein TILLER ANGLE CONTROL 1-like: MKIFNWVHRKFNNKAENPKKHGDNAAAEEHFPAENKCDDVFEGWRGGILAIGTFGYDSLKDENQQLKSDYFFEEADESGEDEDGDEPLVLVACEFNEGEIAETEENEEQFGFEYVMMKKERTTLADLFVVDSGKDDRAIGGNRKFEKPDLVGEKSSRKCAPSSASGKLTAKDGHRPIHKFNKVMRRMMRRKIHPDVGPINPKVATLNDYNSQSRVSNDCEALLPTQE, encoded by the exons atgaag ATCTTCAATTGGGTTCACCGCAAGTTTAATAACAAAG CGGAGAATCCGAAGAAACACGGCGACAATGCCGCCGCGGAAGAGCATTTTCCGGCCGAGAACAAATGCGACGACGTTTTCGAGGGGTGGAGAGGGGGGATTCTGGCGATCGGAACATTCGGCTATGACTCCTTGAAAGATGAAAATCAACAACTTAAGAGCGATTACTTTTTCGAGGAGGCGGACGAGAGTGGCGAAGACGAAGATGGCGACGAGCCTTTGGTGCTCGTGGCTTGCGAGTTTAACGAGGGGGAGATTGCGGAGACGGAGGAGAATGAGGAGCAGTTTGGGTTTGAATATGTGATGATGAAGAAGGAGAGAACTACGCTTGCGGATTTGTTTGTGGTCGATTCGGGCAAGGATGATCGCGCTATTGGCGGGAACCGGAAGTTCGAAAAGCCGGATTTGGTCGGGGAGAAGTCGAGTCGCAAGTGCGCGCCGTCGTCGGCTTCCGGGAAGCTCACTGCGAAGGACGGTCATCGCCCCATCCACAAATTCAATAAA GTGATGCGAAGAATGATGAGAAGAAAGATCCATCCTGACGTGGGACCCATCAATCCTAAAGTCGCAACATTGAATGATTATAATAGTCAGAGTCGCGTTTCTAACGATTGCGAGGCGCTTCTTCCAACTCAAG AATGA